Proteins encoded within one genomic window of Spirulina major PCC 6313:
- a CDS encoding NmrA family NAD(P)-binding protein, producing the protein MELLVVGGTGTLGRQIVRRAIDAGHSVRCLVRNPRKASFLQEWGAKLIQGDLCDPETLAPALDGVETLIDAATTRATDSLRIRQVDWDGKVALIQAAKAAKIKRYIFFSILNAEHFPNVPLMEMKHCTEKYLAEVGMDYTILRPCGFMQGLIGQYAVPILDNQVVWITGLGSAIAYMDTLDIAKFAIRAAETPAAANRTLPVVGPRAWGAYEIIRLCERLAGQTAKTARLELPILRIIRAIVRSFQWGYNVSDRLAFAEVLASETPLDAPMAETYQLLDLDPAETTTLEAYLQEYFSRIMSKLKEIGYEKEKEKKRRKKKNIKAK; encoded by the coding sequence ATGGAGCTACTGGTCGTTGGTGGAACAGGCACGTTAGGTCGGCAAATTGTACGACGTGCCATTGATGCAGGTCATTCGGTACGGTGCTTAGTCCGGAACCCTCGTAAAGCATCGTTTCTTCAGGAATGGGGAGCCAAACTCATTCAAGGCGATCTCTGTGACCCTGAGACCCTAGCTCCGGCCCTTGATGGGGTGGAGACTCTGATCGACGCAGCGACCACACGGGCAACGGATTCCCTCCGGATTCGCCAAGTGGATTGGGATGGCAAAGTGGCCCTCATCCAAGCTGCTAAAGCCGCCAAGATCAAACGCTACATTTTCTTCTCGATTCTCAATGCGGAGCACTTTCCGAATGTGCCCTTAATGGAGATGAAGCACTGTACCGAGAAGTATCTCGCCGAAGTGGGGATGGACTACACGATCCTTCGGCCCTGCGGGTTTATGCAGGGGTTGATCGGGCAGTATGCTGTGCCGATTTTGGATAATCAAGTGGTGTGGATTACGGGGTTGGGGTCGGCGATCGCCTACATGGACACCCTTGATATCGCCAAATTTGCGATCCGTGCCGCCGAAACCCCCGCCGCCGCCAATCGCACCCTTCCCGTCGTGGGCCCCCGCGCTTGGGGGGCATACGAAATCATCCGCCTCTGCGAACGCCTCGCCGGCCAAACCGCCAAAACCGCCCGCCTCGAACTCCCTATCCTCCGCATCATTCGCGCCATCGTCCGCAGCTTCCAATGGGGCTACAATGTCAGCGATCGCCTCGCCTTTGCCGAAGTCCTCGCCAGCGAAACCCCCCTCGATGCTCCCATGGCAGAAACCTATCAACTCCTCGACCTCGACCCCGCCGAAACTACCACCCTCGAAGCCTATCTTCAAGAGTATTTCTCCCGCATCATGAGCAAACTCAAGGAAATCGGCTACGAAAAAGAAAAAGAGAAAAAACGTCGCAAGAAAAAAAATATTAAAGCAAAATAG
- a CDS encoding class I SAM-dependent methyltransferase has product MQQIIRELIPPLLLKITTNIHHRLFKVHPQPPSPFAYGVEQPPEFYDHTYQSKAHWKKHYTASHYYPLWTVIADRIRHLRVNKVVDIGCGPGQVACLLRDIQVPDYIGLDFSPARIAKARSVCPEYEFRVADIFKNNLLALGDYDCVLIMEFLEHIEQDLTVLNQVFPSTIVLGT; this is encoded by the coding sequence ATGCAACAGATAATTCGAGAACTAATTCCACCTCTACTTCTCAAGATCACGACAAACATTCATCATCGACTATTCAAGGTACACCCTCAACCGCCGTCACCGTTTGCCTATGGTGTTGAACAACCACCCGAATTTTATGATCACACCTATCAATCTAAAGCACATTGGAAAAAACATTACACCGCCTCTCATTATTACCCCCTCTGGACGGTGATTGCTGACCGCATTCGTCACCTCCGAGTTAATAAAGTTGTTGATATTGGGTGTGGTCCGGGTCAGGTGGCTTGTTTGCTGCGTGATATCCAAGTTCCTGACTATATCGGACTAGATTTTAGTCCGGCTCGGATTGCGAAAGCTCGCTCTGTTTGTCCTGAATATGAGTTTAGGGTGGCTGATATTTTCAAAAATAATCTTCTTGCACTGGGTGATTATGATTGTGTTTTAATCATGGAATTTTTGGAACATATTGAACAAGATCTAACCGTGCTCAATCAAGTTTTTCCATCGACAATAGTATTAGGCACCTGA
- a CDS encoding MBOAT family O-acyltransferase, with protein MLITAYPNAPMTFLDPFYALFLLALTLLYWWPRPRAARIRLWLVLLASLAVYTSLQVQYLPLLLLLTGLNFWIGKSMASKARQGVQSDHAHLSNEDWEAMQKLWGKRATQFLIGGIMLNVACLFGFKYLLLVLNGWAAIAPSPAVEVGRSWLQNHILVPLGISFFTFENLAYLIDVYRGAPASRDFLDFASYKFFFPKLISGPITRYHPFIAQFNDQTRTPKLEHFTEGLWLFAAGAVKKALIADPLGMFVDLCLGNLERAGSVDLWLVVLAYGLQLYFDFSGYVDMARGSAMFLGFTLPDNFNFPYFTTSIAQFWRRWHITLGDWLRNYLYFPLGGSRRGLVRTCINLWLILFIAGIWHIDTRGTAWGFLVWGGLHGVALVVHRLCDRASQNHARLSQWWESVPGMVTAWAVTQGFVFLAWIFFRLPDLRQSGLMVRHLFGVAGDVQFTQKVYFEALGLGRFDLLWWMGVLVVVMALTYGVQGGLKLQLNWHLKLLLVPLCFFAVWMLAPEGGTRYIYFDF; from the coding sequence ATGCTGATCACGGCTTACCCCAACGCACCGATGACCTTTCTTGATCCGTTTTACGCCCTGTTTTTGCTTGCTCTCACCCTGCTGTACTGGTGGCCACGGCCACGGGCGGCTCGGATTCGCCTCTGGTTGGTGTTGCTGGCCAGTTTAGCGGTCTATACCTCGTTGCAAGTACAGTATTTGCCGCTGCTATTACTGCTGACGGGGCTGAATTTTTGGATTGGTAAAAGCATGGCGAGCAAGGCCCGCCAAGGGGTGCAGTCGGATCATGCCCATCTCTCAAATGAGGATTGGGAGGCGATGCAAAAACTGTGGGGCAAACGGGCGACCCAATTTTTGATTGGGGGGATTATGCTCAATGTGGCTTGTTTATTTGGGTTTAAATATTTGCTGCTGGTGTTGAATGGCTGGGCAGCGATCGCGCCGAGTCCCGCCGTTGAAGTGGGGCGATCGTGGTTGCAAAACCATATTCTCGTGCCCTTGGGGATTTCATTTTTTACCTTTGAAAATTTAGCCTATCTGATTGATGTCTATCGCGGCGCACCGGCCAGTCGTGATTTTCTGGATTTCGCCAGTTATAAATTCTTCTTTCCGAAACTCATTTCGGGGCCGATCACCCGGTATCACCCCTTCATCGCCCAATTTAACGACCAAACCCGCACCCCAAAATTGGAGCATTTCACCGAGGGTTTATGGTTGTTTGCGGCGGGAGCCGTGAAAAAGGCCCTGATCGCTGACCCGCTGGGGATGTTTGTGGACTTGTGCTTGGGGAATTTGGAGCGGGCGGGAAGTGTGGATCTGTGGTTGGTGGTGTTGGCCTATGGGTTGCAGTTGTATTTTGACTTTAGCGGCTATGTGGATATGGCGCGGGGCAGTGCGATGTTTCTGGGGTTCACCCTGCCGGATAATTTCAATTTTCCCTATTTCACCACGAGCATCGCTCAGTTTTGGCGGCGCTGGCATATCACCCTGGGGGATTGGCTGCGCAATTATCTCTATTTTCCCTTGGGCGGGTCGCGGCGGGGCTTGGTGCGCACCTGTATTAACCTGTGGCTGATTCTGTTCATCGCGGGGATTTGGCATATTGATACGCGGGGGACGGCCTGGGGGTTCTTGGTGTGGGGCGGTCTCCATGGGGTGGCGTTGGTGGTGCATCGATTGTGCGATCGCGCCAGTCAAAACCATGCACGCCTCAGCCAATGGTGGGAGTCCGTGCCGGGGATGGTGACGGCGTGGGCAGTGACCCAGGGGTTTGTGTTTTTAGCGTGGATTTTCTTCCGGTTGCCGGATTTGCGCCAATCGGGGTTGATGGTGCGGCATCTCTTCGGCGTGGCGGGGGATGTGCAATTTACCCAGAAGGTCTATTTTGAGGCGTTGGGGTTGGGGCGGTTTGACCTGTTGTGGTGGATGGGGGTGTTGGTGGTGGTGATGGCGTTGACCTATGGGGTGCAGGGGGGGTTAAAGTTGCAATTGAATTGGCATTTAAAATTACTGTTGGTTCCCCTCTGTTTCTTTGCGGTGTGGATGCTTGCCCCAGAGGGAGGAACGCGCTACATCTATTTTGATTTTTAA
- a CDS encoding NAD(+) kinase: MPKIGILFNDIKPTACRIAQELEESLTAAGHEVCVRSSQGGLLGYHQGDQLPCPVPTESLIPDGFDNTMSFGIVLGGDGTVLAACRQVAALELPLLAVNTGHMGFLTETYVNQLPLALEAVQAGNYQLETRSMLNVQVYRQDTLLWEALCLNETVLHREPLTSMCHFEIKIGHHAPVDIAADGVIISTPTGSTAYSLSTGGPVLTPDVPVLQLVPICPHSLASRALVFSETNPVQIFPATPNPMVMVVDGNGGCPVLPQDRLLVQRSQYSAHFIRLQSPEFFRILREKLGWGLPHIAKPTSVELP, encoded by the coding sequence GTGCCGAAAATAGGCATCCTGTTCAATGACATTAAGCCCACCGCCTGCCGCATTGCCCAAGAGCTAGAAGAATCCCTCACCGCGGCCGGTCATGAAGTCTGCGTACGTTCTAGCCAAGGGGGCCTCCTGGGCTACCATCAAGGCGATCAACTGCCCTGCCCCGTTCCCACTGAATCTCTGATTCCCGACGGTTTCGACAACACCATGAGCTTTGGGATTGTCCTCGGTGGCGATGGCACGGTTTTGGCTGCCTGTCGGCAAGTGGCGGCGTTAGAACTCCCGCTGCTTGCGGTTAATACCGGTCACATGGGGTTTTTAACCGAAACCTACGTCAACCAATTGCCTCTGGCGTTAGAAGCCGTCCAAGCGGGGAACTATCAGCTTGAAACCCGCTCCATGCTCAATGTCCAGGTGTATCGCCAAGATACCCTCCTCTGGGAAGCCCTCTGTTTAAATGAAACGGTTTTACACCGGGAACCCCTCACCAGCATGTGCCATTTTGAAATCAAAATTGGCCACCATGCCCCCGTCGATATTGCCGCCGATGGGGTGATCATCTCCACCCCCACCGGCTCCACGGCCTATTCCCTCAGCACGGGCGGGCCGGTGTTAACCCCCGATGTGCCCGTGTTGCAACTTGTTCCCATTTGTCCCCATTCCCTCGCCTCGCGGGCTTTGGTGTTTTCCGAGACTAATCCGGTGCAGATTTTCCCGGCTACGCCCAATCCGATGGTGATGGTGGTGGATGGCAATGGTGGCTGTCCGGTGCTGCCCCAGGATCGACTGTTGGTGCAGCGATCGCAATACTCCGCCCACTTCATTCGCCTCCAATCCCCCGAATTCTTCCGCATCCTCCGCGAAAAACTCGGCTGGGGACTGCCCCACATCGCCAAACCCACCTCCGTCGAACTTCCCTAA
- a CDS encoding ABC transporter ATP-binding protein: MKTPPELEVYNLTKRFGSLVALDQVSMKVRPGTIHALLGENGAGKSTLVKCVMGFYHPDHGDVMIGKQARQIDNPRDAHHFGVGMVYQHFTSVPAMTVAENLVLARNESQHLINWAQEREQLAAFMDTSPFQIPLDVPVAQLAAGQKQKLEILKQIYLKSTVLILDEPTSVLTPNEADEVLGLLREEVTAGKLSILLITHKFREVSAFTDEVTVLRKGKWAGSGLVADLSVAEMSAMMLGESKERKEVAKEGDPTQLPMLAVQGLGADKDNGLPAIANLSLTVHRGEIVGIAGVSGNGQKEFVEVLAGQRSPTAGTITVNGEPYRATRAEMTRHRIFALPEEPLKNACVPHMSVAENMALRTFDRPPQAKWSIWLIWSAIRHMATGLIASFKVKTPSPDTPIENLSGGNVQRAVLARELSEEGIQLLIAANPCFGLDFAAVDDIHSQIVAARNRGVAVLLVSEDLDELLVLSDRLIVMSEGKFVYESAIADADLATIGPAMAGH, translated from the coding sequence ATGAAAACCCCGCCCGAACTGGAAGTCTATAACCTGACCAAACGGTTTGGTTCCCTCGTTGCTCTTGACCAAGTTTCGATGAAAGTGCGCCCCGGTACAATCCACGCGCTGCTCGGTGAAAATGGGGCGGGAAAAAGCACCCTCGTGAAATGTGTGATGGGGTTTTATCACCCTGATCATGGTGATGTGATGATCGGCAAACAAGCCCGCCAGATTGACAATCCCCGCGACGCGCACCATTTTGGCGTTGGCATGGTCTATCAACATTTCACCTCTGTCCCCGCCATGACCGTTGCGGAAAATCTCGTCCTGGCCCGCAACGAATCCCAACACCTGATCAATTGGGCCCAGGAACGGGAACAATTAGCGGCGTTTATGGATACTTCTCCTTTTCAAATTCCCCTCGATGTTCCGGTCGCACAACTGGCCGCCGGTCAAAAACAAAAACTCGAAATCCTCAAACAGATCTACCTCAAAAGCACCGTCCTGATCCTTGATGAACCGACCTCAGTCCTCACCCCTAACGAAGCCGATGAAGTGCTGGGACTGTTGCGCGAAGAGGTGACAGCGGGCAAACTGAGCATCCTCCTGATTACCCACAAATTCCGCGAAGTCTCTGCCTTTACCGATGAGGTGACGGTGTTGCGGAAGGGCAAATGGGCCGGGAGTGGGCTGGTGGCGGATCTTTCCGTGGCGGAGATGTCGGCGATGATGCTTGGTGAAAGTAAGGAGCGCAAAGAGGTGGCCAAAGAAGGCGACCCGACGCAGTTACCCATGTTGGCGGTGCAGGGGTTGGGGGCGGATAAGGATAATGGCTTACCGGCGATCGCAAATCTTTCCCTCACGGTCCATCGCGGCGAAATTGTCGGAATTGCGGGCGTATCGGGCAATGGCCAAAAGGAATTTGTCGAGGTTTTGGCAGGACAGCGATCGCCCACCGCCGGCACGATCACCGTCAACGGCGAACCCTACCGCGCCACCCGCGCAGAAATGACCCGCCATCGCATCTTCGCCCTCCCCGAAGAACCCTTAAAAAATGCCTGCGTTCCCCATATGTCCGTCGCGGAAAACATGGCCCTACGCACCTTCGATCGCCCCCCCCAAGCCAAATGGAGCATTTGGCTGATCTGGTCAGCGATTCGCCACATGGCCACGGGCCTGATCGCCTCCTTTAAAGTGAAAACCCCCTCCCCCGATACCCCCATCGAAAACCTCTCCGGGGGCAATGTCCAGCGGGCCGTCCTGGCGCGGGAACTGTCCGAGGAGGGGATTCAACTCCTGATCGCGGCTAACCCCTGTTTTGGTCTGGACTTTGCCGCTGTGGATGATATTCACAGCCAAATCGTAGCGGCCCGCAATCGCGGTGTGGCGGTGTTGTTGGTCAGTGAAGATTTAGACGAGTTATTGGTGTTAAGCGATCGCCTCATCGTCATGAGCGAGGGCAAATTTGTCTACGAAAGTGCGATCGCTGATGCCGACCTCGCCACCATCGGCCCCGCCATGGCCGGTCACTAA
- a CDS encoding glycosyltransferase family 2 protein, with translation MRNSPLVSIIINNYNYQNFIEQSISSALNQCYQNIEVIVVDDGSTDNSRERIANFNDSITTVFKENAGQASTFNIGFKKSRGEIICFLDADDLCFPNKASSVVEILCGVENQNLAWCYHYLLQVQEDGIIDPQRYQPQQPNQETKKVHVMDFRKHIKNGVRPNFVPSTSGLCFKRNVLEKILPMPTKDGILISDMYLKYVAVFLGKGAVFDEMLGIYRRHSNNLYATDIKDKQKIGAGIDTYTSYAFLENFPGLKKLSIKMSSKALAYYLHHTSELQKNKHIIADFFKKIDSFSVIQILISTLYYYFKYYFCNLY, from the coding sequence ATGCGAAACAGTCCATTGGTCAGCATTATCATCAATAACTATAATTATCAAAATTTTATTGAGCAATCTATCTCAAGTGCATTGAATCAGTGTTATCAAAATATTGAAGTTATTGTTGTTGATGATGGTTCGACTGATAATTCAAGAGAGCGTATAGCAAACTTCAACGATAGTATTACGACAGTTTTCAAGGAAAATGCAGGGCAAGCTTCGACATTTAATATTGGCTTCAAAAAAAGCCGAGGAGAGATTATTTGTTTTCTTGATGCCGATGATTTATGTTTTCCAAACAAAGCATCAAGTGTGGTAGAGATCTTGTGTGGAGTGGAAAATCAAAATCTTGCATGGTGTTATCATTACCTTCTTCAAGTTCAAGAAGATGGAATTATTGATCCTCAAAGATATCAACCTCAACAACCCAATCAAGAAACAAAAAAAGTTCATGTAATGGATTTTAGAAAGCATATTAAAAACGGAGTGCGCCCTAACTTTGTACCTTCCACCTCTGGACTTTGTTTTAAAAGAAATGTGCTAGAAAAAATCCTTCCCATGCCCACAAAAGATGGCATATTGATTAGTGACATGTACTTGAAGTATGTTGCCGTATTTTTAGGCAAAGGTGCTGTTTTCGATGAGATGTTGGGAATCTATAGAAGGCATTCTAATAATTTATATGCCACAGACATTAAGGATAAACAAAAAATTGGCGCAGGCATTGACACTTATACATCTTATGCATTTCTAGAGAATTTCCCTGGATTAAAAAAACTATCCATCAAGATGTCTTCAAAAGCATTAGCTTATTACCTTCACCACACTTCCGAGCTTCAAAAAAACAAACATATTATTGCTGATTTTTTTAAGAAAATCGATTCTTTCTCTGTGATTCAAATTTTAATATCAACACTTTATTATTATTTCAAGTATTATTTTTGCAATCTCTATTGA
- the gnd gene encoding decarboxylating NADP(+)-dependent phosphogluconate dehydrogenase, translating into MTKRTFGVIGLAVMGENLALNVESRGFPIAVYNRTSAKTEQFMAERAQGKDVKAAYSLEEFVQLLERPRKVLVMVKAGGPVDKVIEQLKPLLEPGDMIIDGGNSLYEDTERRTQDLEATGLGFVGMGVSGGEEGALKGPSLMPGGTASAYQELEPILVKIAAQVDDGPCVAYIGRGGAGHYVKMVHNGIEYGDMQLIAEAYDLLKLGAGLTNPELHAVFAEWNKTEELNSFLIEITADIFTKMDTETDQHLVDLIMDTAGQKGTGRWTVMSALELGVPVPTMYAAVNARIMSSYKDERVAAAQEITAEVGTFSGDKQTFINQVRDALYCSKMCSYAQGMALLRKASQEYNYGLDLGEDARIWKGGCIIRAGFLDKIKAAFTENPDLPNLLLAPEFKQSILDRQSAWREVLVMANQLGIAVPAFSSSLDYFDSYRRERLPQNLTQAQRDYFGAHTYERTDKPKGEFFHTQWME; encoded by the coding sequence ATGACAAAGCGAACCTTTGGTGTAATCGGTCTAGCCGTCATGGGTGAAAACCTCGCCCTCAACGTGGAAAGTCGCGGCTTTCCCATCGCCGTCTACAACCGCACCAGCGCCAAAACCGAACAATTTATGGCGGAACGGGCCCAAGGCAAAGATGTCAAAGCCGCCTACTCCCTCGAAGAATTTGTGCAACTCCTAGAACGTCCCCGCAAAGTCTTGGTGATGGTCAAAGCCGGTGGCCCCGTGGATAAAGTGATCGAGCAACTGAAACCCCTGCTCGAACCCGGCGACATGATCATCGACGGCGGCAACTCCCTCTACGAAGACACCGAACGCCGCACCCAAGACCTCGAAGCCACCGGCCTCGGCTTTGTGGGCATGGGAGTCAGCGGCGGCGAAGAAGGCGCGTTAAAAGGCCCCAGCCTGATGCCCGGCGGAACCGCCAGCGCCTACCAAGAACTGGAACCCATTCTCGTCAAAATCGCCGCCCAAGTGGACGATGGCCCCTGTGTGGCCTATATCGGTCGCGGTGGCGCGGGTCACTACGTCAAGATGGTTCACAACGGCATTGAATACGGCGATATGCAACTAATCGCCGAAGCCTACGACCTGCTCAAACTGGGCGCAGGCTTGACCAACCCCGAACTCCACGCAGTGTTTGCCGAATGGAACAAAACCGAGGAGTTGAACTCGTTTTTGATTGAAATCACCGCCGACATCTTCACCAAGATGGACACCGAAACGGATCAGCACCTGGTGGATCTGATTATGGATACTGCCGGACAAAAGGGAACGGGGCGCTGGACGGTGATGTCTGCGTTGGAATTGGGTGTACCCGTGCCGACGATGTATGCAGCGGTGAATGCACGGATTATGTCGTCCTATAAGGATGAGCGAGTCGCGGCAGCCCAGGAAATTACCGCCGAGGTAGGCACATTCAGCGGCGACAAGCAGACCTTTATCAACCAAGTGCGGGACGCGCTCTATTGCTCGAAAATGTGTTCCTATGCTCAGGGGATGGCGTTGCTGCGCAAGGCCTCCCAGGAATATAACTACGGCTTGGATCTGGGTGAAGATGCTCGGATTTGGAAGGGCGGTTGTATTATCCGGGCGGGTTTCCTTGACAAAATTAAGGCGGCGTTCACGGAAAATCCGGATCTGCCGAATTTGCTCCTCGCGCCGGAGTTTAAACAGAGCATTCTCGATCGCCAATCGGCCTGGCGTGAGGTGTTGGTGATGGCGAATCAATTGGGGATTGCGGTGCCGGCGTTTAGTTCGTCGTTGGATTATTTCGACAGCTACCGACGGGAACGACTCCCCCAAAACCTCACCCAAGCTCAACGGGATTATTTCGGCGCTCATACCTATGAGCGCACGGATAAACCCAAGGGTGAATTTTTCCATACCCAATGGATGGAATAG
- a CDS encoding helix-turn-helix domain-containing protein, with protein sequence MSSNSERTNYPDQLAQIQFNSANLPTEHQFDAWRQFLAPSFDVEPMQETTSFSYTLNSYLLDQLIVTKTTFDTVQMIRPSRKLSDSDSDFLTLQHYGKGQMQGSLDNGTPLLLKSDRIWILDSAHSYQVCGQTDHLIGLIIPRHLLVDHDKIYTDAPSLSWALNSPQGRLVLTAMHTIWQQLPCMTQTDAPIVSAGIMGLLNGLLSNQWNDIARRQLQLTTLQVLQRYIQANLHRSDLGVEHLCKAHHCSRATVYRLFQPLGGVMSYIREQRLLGCYQVLKRLQATDSQRVQDVADAWGFTNYANFSRLFKQRFGINPRALKQLSPFATDFNALQNATALSEVERWQYWLEQIV encoded by the coding sequence ATGTCCTCAAACTCAGAACGAACAAATTACCCTGACCAGCTTGCTCAGATTCAGTTCAATAGCGCAAATCTTCCGACGGAACATCAATTTGATGCTTGGCGACAGTTCCTCGCCCCGTCATTCGATGTTGAACCGATGCAAGAGACCACCAGTTTTTCATACACGCTAAATAGCTATCTCCTCGATCAACTGATTGTTACCAAAACCACATTTGACACGGTTCAGATGATTCGGCCATCGCGAAAACTCTCTGATAGCGATTCCGATTTTCTGACGTTGCAGCACTACGGCAAAGGGCAAATGCAAGGAAGCTTAGATAATGGCACACCCCTTTTACTGAAATCCGATCGGATCTGGATCTTGGACTCGGCTCATTCCTATCAAGTCTGTGGCCAGACTGACCATCTTATCGGCCTCATTATTCCCCGCCATCTCCTAGTCGATCATGACAAGATCTATACGGATGCTCCCTCGTTGTCTTGGGCCCTCAATTCGCCCCAAGGTCGCTTAGTTCTGACGGCGATGCATACCATCTGGCAACAACTTCCCTGCATGACGCAAACGGATGCTCCCATTGTTAGTGCTGGCATCATGGGCCTCTTGAATGGCCTATTGTCTAACCAATGGAATGACATTGCTCGTCGACAACTGCAGTTAACTACGCTGCAAGTGCTGCAACGCTATATTCAGGCGAATCTACACCGATCTGATCTAGGTGTTGAGCATCTTTGCAAAGCCCATCATTGTTCGCGAGCCACGGTCTATCGTTTGTTCCAACCCTTGGGAGGGGTTATGTCTTATATTCGAGAGCAGCGACTCCTGGGTTGCTATCAAGTTCTGAAACGCCTCCAAGCGACGGACTCCCAGCGCGTGCAAGATGTTGCTGACGCATGGGGATTCACCAACTATGCAAATTTTAGTCGCCTCTTTAAACAGCGGTTTGGCATCAACCCCAGAGCATTAAAACAGTTATCTCCCTTTGCCACTGATTTCAATGCCCTCCAAAACGCTACTGCTTTGAGCGAGGTTGAACGCTGGCAGTATTGGTTAGAGCAAATTGTGTGA
- a CDS encoding glycosyltransferase, whose product MILDSLLYLSDGKLPSPLADSIQITKMSEVFGQQLHHFELVASGDWRSLFIAPMDQPFATWYGVQTPFTLRRLPILRHAPAVFDPEAYAPRGYIKAALAYAQWLKQYAKLRRWTQVVYTRTPFFVPFLLQQRHPIILEYHEPLGSRAFERSWWHHPNFLGVVTTGPELAQGYQALGARPHQIYIQPNAAATGLFQPAQTQTEARHTLNWSCDRPILMYAGQLFDYKGIPLILNLAARLPHCQFVLVGGTPEDVERVRAIAAARHLTNVQLTGHISQQQLPTYLYAADILLLTTSKHWDQAPVTSPLKLFDYMSVQQPIVASNLPNIATILKDGYNGRLAQPDDVESFAEAILDLLAQPKQAQVLAQQAYLTVQQKTWTIRAQRIIQFIEQRLWAVMT is encoded by the coding sequence ATGATTCTTGATTCTTTACTGTATCTTTCCGATGGGAAACTGCCCTCTCCCCTGGCAGACTCTATTCAAATCACGAAGATGTCAGAGGTGTTCGGTCAGCAACTTCACCATTTTGAACTTGTGGCGAGTGGGGATTGGCGATCGCTGTTCATCGCTCCGATGGATCAACCCTTTGCAACGTGGTACGGTGTGCAAACCCCTTTCACGCTCAGACGTCTCCCCATTCTCAGACATGCACCAGCCGTCTTTGATCCGGAGGCTTACGCACCCAGAGGCTATATCAAAGCCGCCTTAGCCTACGCACAGTGGCTGAAACAGTATGCAAAATTGCGGCGCTGGACTCAAGTCGTTTATACCCGAACGCCATTTTTCGTGCCGTTTCTGCTGCAACAGCGGCATCCTATCATCCTGGAATATCATGAACCGCTCGGCTCAAGGGCCTTTGAACGATCCTGGTGGCATCATCCGAACTTTTTGGGTGTGGTCACGACGGGGCCAGAACTAGCCCAGGGCTACCAAGCCTTGGGGGCCCGGCCCCACCAAATTTATATTCAACCCAATGCTGCGGCCACGGGACTGTTTCAACCCGCTCAAACCCAAACCGAGGCCCGCCATACCCTCAATTGGTCGTGCGATCGCCCCATTCTCATGTACGCGGGTCAACTGTTCGACTATAAAGGCATTCCGCTAATTTTGAATCTGGCCGCTCGACTTCCCCACTGTCAGTTTGTCCTCGTGGGGGGAACCCCGGAAGATGTCGAGCGGGTTCGGGCGATCGCCGCCGCCCGACATCTCACCAACGTGCAACTCACCGGCCATATTTCTCAGCAGCAGTTACCCACCTATTTATATGCAGCCGATATCCTCTTACTCACCACTAGTAAACATTGGGATCAAGCCCCGGTCACCTCACCGTTAAAGTTGTTTGACTATATGTCTGTACAGCAGCCCATCGTGGCATCCAATCTTCCAAATATTGCCACCATTTTAAAAGATGGGTACAACGGGCGTTTGGCTCAACCGGATGATGTTGAATCATTTGCTGAGGCTATTCTTGATTTATTAGCTCAACCCAAGCAAGCGCAGGTACTAGCTCAGCAAGCCTATCTCACCGTACAGCAAAAGACTTGGACAATCCGTGCTCAACGCATCATTCAATTCATCGAACAACGACTATGGGCTGTGATGACATAA